The following are encoded in a window of Phaseolus vulgaris cultivar G19833 chromosome 3, P. vulgaris v2.0, whole genome shotgun sequence genomic DNA:
- the LOC137806931 gene encoding uncharacterized protein At4g15545-like isoform X1 gives MAAESGGSANFDLPEEMMQVLPSDPFHQLDVARKITSIALSTRVNALESELSTLLTQIADKDNLIADLQIQLDSLDASLSETADKLLLAEQDKESLLKENASLSNTVKKLNRDVSKLEVFRKTLMQSLQEEDDNSGGAPDIVAKIQNQSNLTSTSQFRDNDASLAPSISSSTGNSLVEEPEPDGKFMKKWIAPRPRVPQNLLLASQGSTPRITPPGSPPSLSASVSPTRTSKPVSPRRHSVSFSTTRGMYDDRSSVFSSMSLTQGSISTSDAGTGSQTGRTRVDGKEFFRQVRNRLSYEQFGAFLGNVKELNSHKQTKEETLRKADEIFGPENNDLYNIFEGLINRNVH, from the exons ATGGCGGCGGAATCGGGTGGTAGTGCCAACTTCGACCTTCCCGAGGAGATGATGCAAGTGCTACCGTCCGATCCCTTCCACCAGCTCGATGTGGCTCGCAAAATCACTTCCATTGCTCTGTCGACACGTGTCAACGCCCTCGAATCAGAGCTGTCCACACTTCTCACTCAGATCGCCGACAAAGACAACCTCATCGCCGACCTTCAAATTCAACTCGACTCCCTCGATGCCTCCCTCTCCGAAACCGCCGACAAACTCCTCCTCGCCGAACAAGATAAG GAGAGCTTGCTGAAGGAGAATGCTTCGCTTTCCAACACTGTCAAAAAGCTCAATCGAGATGTCTCCAAG TTAGAGGTTTTCAGAAAGACGCTTATGCAATCACTTCAGGAAGAGGATGATAATTCT GGAGGAGCTCCAGACATTGTTGCTAAAATACAGAACCAATCAAATTTGACTTCCACGTCACAGTTTCGAG ATAATGACGCTTCATTGGCACCGTCTATATCTTCTTCAACAGGAAATTCTTTGGTCGAAGAACCTGAACCTGATGGTAAGTTTATGAAGAAATGGATAG CCCCAAGACCTAGAGTACCACAGAATCTCCTCTTAGCATCTCAAGGTTCCACCCCTCGGATTACTCCCCCTGGCTCCCCTCCTAGTCTGTCTGCATCAGTATCACCTACGAGAACATCTAAACCTGTATCTCCAAGGCGACATTCAGTTTCCTTTTCAACCACAAGGGGCATGTATGATGATAGGTCTTCGGTGTTTTCCTCCATGTCCTTAACTCAAGGTTCAATATCAACCTCTGATGCAGGAACAGGATCACAAACCG GACGAACACGGGTGGATGGAAAAGAGTTCTTTCGTCAAGTCAG GAACCGTTTGTCTTACGAGCAATTTGGTGCATTCTTGGGAAATGTTAAAGAATTAAATTCCCATAAACAAACAAAAGAG GAGACGCTACGGAAAGCTGATGAAATTTTTGGGCCTGAAAACAATGATCTGTACAATATATTTGAAGGATTGATTAATCGCAATGTCCATTGA
- the LOC137806931 gene encoding uncharacterized protein At4g15545-like isoform X2, which produces MAAESGGSANFDLPEEMMQVLPSDPFHQLDVARKITSIALSTRVNALESELSTLLTQIADKDNLIADLQIQLDSLDASLSETADKLLLAEQDKESLLKENASLSNTVKKLNRDVSKLEVFRKTLMQSLQEEDDNSGGAPDIVAKIQNQSNLTSTSQFRDNDASLAPSISSSTGNSLVEEPEPDAPRPRVPQNLLLASQGSTPRITPPGSPPSLSASVSPTRTSKPVSPRRHSVSFSTTRGMYDDRSSVFSSMSLTQGSISTSDAGTGSQTGRTRVDGKEFFRQVRNRLSYEQFGAFLGNVKELNSHKQTKEETLRKADEIFGPENNDLYNIFEGLINRNVH; this is translated from the exons ATGGCGGCGGAATCGGGTGGTAGTGCCAACTTCGACCTTCCCGAGGAGATGATGCAAGTGCTACCGTCCGATCCCTTCCACCAGCTCGATGTGGCTCGCAAAATCACTTCCATTGCTCTGTCGACACGTGTCAACGCCCTCGAATCAGAGCTGTCCACACTTCTCACTCAGATCGCCGACAAAGACAACCTCATCGCCGACCTTCAAATTCAACTCGACTCCCTCGATGCCTCCCTCTCCGAAACCGCCGACAAACTCCTCCTCGCCGAACAAGATAAG GAGAGCTTGCTGAAGGAGAATGCTTCGCTTTCCAACACTGTCAAAAAGCTCAATCGAGATGTCTCCAAG TTAGAGGTTTTCAGAAAGACGCTTATGCAATCACTTCAGGAAGAGGATGATAATTCT GGAGGAGCTCCAGACATTGTTGCTAAAATACAGAACCAATCAAATTTGACTTCCACGTCACAGTTTCGAG ATAATGACGCTTCATTGGCACCGTCTATATCTTCTTCAACAGGAAATTCTTTGGTCGAAGAACCTGAACCTGATG CCCCAAGACCTAGAGTACCACAGAATCTCCTCTTAGCATCTCAAGGTTCCACCCCTCGGATTACTCCCCCTGGCTCCCCTCCTAGTCTGTCTGCATCAGTATCACCTACGAGAACATCTAAACCTGTATCTCCAAGGCGACATTCAGTTTCCTTTTCAACCACAAGGGGCATGTATGATGATAGGTCTTCGGTGTTTTCCTCCATGTCCTTAACTCAAGGTTCAATATCAACCTCTGATGCAGGAACAGGATCACAAACCG GACGAACACGGGTGGATGGAAAAGAGTTCTTTCGTCAAGTCAG GAACCGTTTGTCTTACGAGCAATTTGGTGCATTCTTGGGAAATGTTAAAGAATTAAATTCCCATAAACAAACAAAAGAG GAGACGCTACGGAAAGCTGATGAAATTTTTGGGCCTGAAAACAATGATCTGTACAATATATTTGAAGGATTGATTAATCGCAATGTCCATTGA
- the LOC137839428 gene encoding uncharacterized protein has product MDGSSNQQGSEAGVFFEGPDGLLIEQVLRFAFKASNNQTKYEALITGMLLAKEMEAKGLLAKSDSLLVTGLVTGEYQAKDPQMAAYLEYVQALKETFEVFELVHVPREHNARADLLAKLASSGKRGRHRTVIQETLKTARTTADNLAEVQQINTLEAR; this is encoded by the coding sequence ATGgatggttcctcaaaccaacaaggcAGCGAGGCTGGTGTCTTCTTTGAAGGACCAGATGGGTTGCTGATTGAGCAGGTCCTACGGTTCGCTTTCAAGGCCAGTAACAACCAAACAAAATATGAGGCCCTAATAACTGGAAtgctgctggccaaggagatggaaGCGAAAGGTTTGCTGGCAAAGAGTGATTCTCTGTTAGTCACAGGTTTGGTCACAGGGGAGTACCAAGCTAAGGATCCTCAAATGGCTGCATACCTAGAGTACGTCCAAGCTTTGAAGGAAACGTTTGAGGTGTTCGAGTTAGTCCACGTACCTAGAGAACATAATGCCCGAGCCGACTTGCttgcaaagctcgccagttcgggcaagagGGGTAGGCATAGGACAGtgattcaggagaccctgaagacaGCTCGAACTACCGCAGACAACTTGGCGGAAGTCCAACAGATTAACACGTTGGAAGCTCGTTAA